The DNA window AGAAAAGGCGGGGGATATTATCTGGATGACGGTCCGGAGGATAATCCGCCGACCGATTTGCATTTGGTACCGGACGCCGTGCCCAAGGCCGAGCCGTTGCGGCAGGCCAATATGCAACCTTATGTCGCGTTGGGAAAGCAATTTAAACCGATGACGGAATTAACGCCGTATAAAAAACGCGGTGTCGCTTCCTGGTATGGCCGCCGCTATCATGGCAACAATACCGCTTCGGGCGAAGTCTACGATATGTACGCCATGACAGCGGCGCATCCTACGTTGCCGCTGCCCAGTTATGCCCGGGTGACCAATTTGGATAATGGCAAATCCGTCATCGTGCGTTTGAATGATCGCGGACCGTTTTTGTCCGATCGCTTGATTGATTTATCGTACACCGCAGCGTACAAATTGGGCATATTGGCAGGCGGTAGCGGTCGCGTTGAAGTTGAAAGCATCGTGCCGGATGATTCGACCACACTGGCTGCCGTCAAACCATCCGTAGCGCAGCCTGCGCCGGATAACGACGCCGTGATGAATATGGTTTACCTGCAATTAGGCGCGTTCGGTTCACCGGATAATGCACATAATTTTCTCACGCAGG is part of the Gammaproteobacteria bacterium genome and encodes:
- a CDS encoding septal ring lytic transglycosylase RlpA family protein; this encodes MTSLYPRLQKARRYLPLRAFPASGMASAVVLAVLTACSSTPHHPGTSASKQKDKWVASTADAGKSSGLTARKGGGYYLDDGPEDNPPTDLHLVPDAVPKAEPLRQANMQPYVALGKQFKPMTELTPYKKRGVASWYGRRYHGNNTASGEVYDMYAMTAAHPTLPLPSYARVTNLDNGKSVIVRLNDRGPFLSDRLIDLSYTAAYKLGILAGGSGRVEVESIVPDDSTTLAAVKPSVAQPAPDNDAVMNMVYLQLGAFGSPDNAHNFLTQVQRKLPSLKDAVSITKNKGLYKIHAGPYPDHAVAKLAANTISQQLAITPVIVID